Genomic window (Candidatus Atribacteria bacterium ADurb.Bin276):
GCCGGTTTGGCTACCAATGGTTCAGCGGCTTCAACTTCATGATTTAGCGAATCATTTGGAAAATGGACTTTATCTTGATTATACTCTCCTCAATACTTCTACTCGACTTCCTTTTTTGGGTGATACTCTTCCTTATTACTCGCTTATTATGCGTCGCCCCTTTGTAATCAGTATCGGTGATTATTTATTAGGTATCGGTTTAATGGCCTTCATCATATTTTATATGAGAAAGAAATATTCAAATTAACACTCCAATCCTGAAAACCCATCTATGAGCTTGATAAATCAAGTCCTTAAAAAAGTTTTTTAAAGATGGCATTGCTACGATACCTAACTCCTTTCAATAATGGCTTTTGTAAAAAGCTTTTACCATCATCTGATACCAAAAAGTCACAGGGCAAACTATCCTTAAAGAATGAACTCCAGAAGGTCTAAAGGGGTATGATATAATGATTTCGCCTTTGTATGATTATCATAGGATCTGAAAGAGGGTTTTAGTCTTGGCCAATTTACGACCTTTATAAAATTGGCGGGGAGGCATTCAATGTTCGGATTAATCAAAGAATATTTTGGAAAAATTTCTCAAGATCGATTCCTGAAAGATGTTACAGAACGTTTTGTTGATCCAGTTAATTCTTATGAAAAGGAAATATCGCTTCTCAACGATAAAGAGCTCGCCGACAAAACCCTTTATTTTAAAAATCGTTTAGAAAATGAAGAAAGTTTAGACGATATCTTGGTTGAAGCTTTTGCGGTGGTGAGAGAAGCAGCCCGTCGAGTAACCGGCATGAGGCCATTTGATGTTCAAATTATCGGGGGAGTTGTATTGCACGAAGGAAGAATCGCTGAGATGCAAACTGGTGAGGGCAAGACATTAGTTGCAACTATGCCAGCCTATTTGAATGCCCTAACTGGTAAGGGAGTTCATATCGTAACGGTAAATGATTATTTAGCTCGTCGCGATCGATACTGGATGGGGCCAATTTTCGAATTTCTTGGTTTGACGGTTGGCTTGATTCAACATGCTTCAACTTTTGAGGAGAGAAAAATAGCTTATCGAAGTGACATTACCTATGGAACCAATACTGAATATGGATTCGATTATCTCCGGGATAACATGGCACATCGCCGGGAAGATATAGTGCAAGGGGAACTCAATTATGCAATCATCGATGAAGTAGATAGCATTTTAATTGATGAAGCCCGAACGCCTCTCATCATTTCAGGGCCAGCAGAAGATTCGACTGAAATATATTATAAAATTGATCGGGTGGCGCGCAAGCTCTCTCATTCAGTTGACTTTGACTTTGAAGAAAAAACTCGATCCATTTGGCTGACCGAAGAAGGAATTAGCAAAGTAGAAAAACTCCTTCATGTTGACAACCTCTATGATACTGCGGGTAAAGATTCAATTGATCAGCGAGTTCGCCAGTCTTTAAGGGCTCATCATCTATATAAAAAAGATGTAGATTATGTTGTGAGAAACGGTGAAGTGATTATCGTTGATGAATTTACCGGACGGCTTATGGAAGGTCGACGTTATAGCGATGGCCTCCATCAGGCCATAGAAGCAAAAGAAAATGTTCAAGTGGCAAATGAAAACCAAACTCTCGCCTCGGTGACCTACCAAAATTATTTTCGTATGTATAACAAAATCTGTGGGATGACTGGAACGGCAAAAACCGAGGAAGATGAGTTTATCTATACTTACGGTATGTCAGTTGTTGTTATACCTACCAATAAGCCCCTTAAACGGACCAATTACCCTGATGTAATATATCGTACTGAAAAAGAAAAGTTTGAAGCAGTGGTTGAAGAGATAGAAAAGTGGCATCAAGAAGGGCGTCCGATATTGGTCGGAACCGTATCAATAGAAAAATCTGAAAAATTAAGTCGAATGTTGGAAAAAAAGAAAATTCCTCATCAGGTATTAAATGCGAAAAATCATGAAAGAGAAGCAGCTATTATTGCTCAAGCTGGAAGAAAAGGAGCAGTAACCATTTCAACCAACATGGCAGGAAGAGGAACTGATATTATTTTAGGTGGTAATCCTGAATACCTTGCTCGAGAAGAGTTAACAAACCAGGGACATAATCTGGAATTTGACCTCAATCCTGACCAACAGAATCATTTACAACAACTTGTTCAAAAATCCCAGAAAATTGCCGAGGAAGAACATGCTTTAGTGGTTGAAAAAGGAGGGTTACATGTTGTTGGAACCGAACGTCATGAGAGTCGGCGGATTGACAATCAATTACGAGGACGAGCAGGTCGTCAAGGAGACCCAGGTTCGTCACGTTTTTTTCTTTCCATGGAAGACGATCTATTGAGACTTTTTGGTTCAGAAAGAATATCCGGAATTATGGATAAATTTGGTGTTGAAGAAGGAGTTCCCATTGAACATGCTTTAGTCACTCGGGCGATTGAGGGGGCTCAAAAGAAAGTTGAGGGGTATCATTTTAATATTCGAAAAACTCTTCTTCAATATGATGATGTCATGAATAAACAAAGAGAGGTCATCTATAATCAAAGGCGAACTCTTTTGGCTGAAAACAATTTACGTCCATTAATTTTTGGTATGTTGAATGATGTGGTTCATGAATGTGTGAGTGCCTATGCTGCTGAAAAAACCTATCCCGAGGAATGGGATTGGGATGGTTTTGATCGCCGACTATTTGACCTTTTTGGTTTTGGTCATGGAGTTCCTATGAAACAACGACCCCAAGCTAAACCAGAAGATTTAGAAAGATTGATAATTACTCGCTATAAAGAAATTTATGAGCAAAAAGTAAGCGAGGTAAACGATCAAGTATTTCGTGAAGTGGAAAGATTTGTTGGTTTACGGGTAGTTGATGGATACTGGAAAGAACAATTACATAATATGGACCATCTTCGAGAGGGTATTGGGCTTCGGGCGGTTGGTCAAAAAGACCCATTTGTTGAATATCAGATCGAAGCTTTTGATATGTTTCATGAAATGATTGCACAAATCCGTGAAGATATCGTTAGATATCTTTTACGGATTCGGCTCCGAGGGGAGTAAACCACCGGCACCTTCCCGCCGTCCAGTTCAGTCTTCACCGGTTCGAACCGATCAAGTTCAACCGTTGGAAAACCAAAAACCAGACGTTGCAAAAAAAGGAAAAATTGGTCGTAATGATCCCTGTCCGTGTGGGAGTGGGAAAAAGTATAAGTATTGTTGTGGAAAATAAACTTGGTTTTTTAAAATAATTTTGATACAATTCTTGCTTATTCTGTTTAATAAATAGAATGATGGGTGAATAGCGAACAGGAATCAGAAGACCACAGTCTTATTAGGTATATATTTAATTAATGGGAATTAATGAATGAATCTCATTATATCTCAAAAAGAAAATTAGGATTCGATAGTTTTTAGGAGGTTATAAGTAATGGCGATTGATATTTCTCTTGAATTCAGTACCATTCGACACAAGCTTAGTGAAATAGGAGAATATCTTTGAAGAAGAACAAATACAATTAAAAGTTCAACAAATTGAGAAAAAAATGAATTCCCCCGATTTTTGGAACAACACCCAAAATGAGAGGGAATTGCAGGATTATAAAAAATATAAAAGTTTAATTGAAGAATACGAAGAACTGAAAAAGGAATATCAACTGATAGTTGAGCTCCAAGAAATAATTACTCCTGACGATGATGAGTATTCTGATCTTGAAAAAGATATCCATAACCTTTCGGGGAAAGTTGAAGACCTGGATATCCGTTTGTTATTCCGTAACCAGGAAGACCAAAGCAATGCAATCATAACTATTCATTCGGGAGCCGGTGGAACCGAGTCTCAAGATTGGGTCCAAATGCTTTTTCGAATGTATAGCCGATTCTGTGAAAGAAAAAAATTTGATGTTAAAGTAACCGATGTTTTAGAGGGAGAAGAAGCCGGCTTAAAACACATTACCTTTTTAGTCCAAGGTCAATATGCTTATGGTTACCTGAAATCAGAAAGCGGAGTTCATCGACTGGTGAGAATTTCTCCCTTTGATGCCAATCGAAGGCGTCATACGACTTTTGCCTTGGTGGATGTTATTCCCGAGGTGAGTGAAGAAATCAACATTGACATTAATCCACAAGATTTACGAATTGAAACTTTCCGAGCTGGTGGTCGTGGCGGGCAGCATGTGAATACAACCGATTCGGCCGTGAGGATAGTCCATCTTTCCAGCGGTTTGATTGTGCAATGTCAAAATGAACGTTCACAGCATCAGAACAAAGCAGTTGCCATGAGAATATTGAGAGCCAGGCTTTATGAACTAATGAAAAAAGAGCAAGAAGAAAAAATCTTAGAGATTAAAGGCGAGCAAAAGGAAATTGCCTGGGGGAATCAAATCCGGAGTTATGTCTTTCAACCCTATAGTATGATTAAAGACCATCGGACTGACTACGAAGTTGGCAGTGTACAAAGAGTTATGGATGGAGAAATTGATGATTTTATCGATGCTTATCTTCGAATGGATTGGCAAGGACAGGTTTAGGTATAAATATCATGAAAGTTTACGCTTTGGTAGGTCCAACCGGAACAGGCAAAAGTTATCGAGCTCCTCATATAGCTCAGAGATATGGGATTGACTGCATTATTGACGATGGACTATTAATTTCCCAGGGGAGCATTATCGCCGGAAAATCTTCTAAAGCAGAAGTAAGCAAAATTAAAGCAGCAAAAATCGCGGTTTTTTATTTTACTGATCATCGTCAACAAATTATTGAAGCATTAAAAAAAATTCAACCCCCTAAAATAATGATTTTAGGTATTTCTCTAGCAATGGTTGAAAAAATATGTGAGCGTTTGCAGCTTCCTTATCCATCTGAAATTGTGATGATCGAAGACATTGCTAGTCCAGAAGAAATTGAAAATGCTCTTCAAGCTCGGATTGGAGAAGGGAAACATACTATTCCAGTTCCTTTGGTTGAACTAAAAAGAAATTTATGGGGAAATATTGTTGATACTATTCCAGTGAAAGTTTGGGGTTGGTTTTATTCTTCCAGAGAAAAGACTGTGGTACGGCCACCTTTCAGTTATTTAGGCAAGTTGGTTGTTTCAGAAAGCGCTTTACGATCTATCATTTTAGTTCTTTTAACCAACCTTCCTTGGATTAAAAAAATCAATGATATTTTTTTACATAAAGTTGAGTCTCATGTTAATGTTCGAGTAGGTTGTGTTTTTAAAAATTATTATCAATTAGTCCAAATCTGTGCTTTTATTCAGAAGTATTTAAAAGAAAAAGTAGAACACCTCAGCGGAGTTGAGCTGATCGAAGTCAATATCGACATTGATCAAATCGCCTTGATTAAAAATGGAGAAATTGTTGAAAAACGGACAACTAAGGTTAAAAAATCATCACGATCCGAGAGGACAAGAATTTCTTCTTCTCGAAAATGAAACCGATTCATTTTAAAAAATAACGATAAATTTTCATGCCACTTTGATAGCACCAAATGAGGATGAAAAAACCTACCTAAAACGTCTTTACGAGGAGTCCAAACGTTCTTTGGTTGGCCAACGTGGCAATCTCATCAGCCCACTCCGTCATTCTGAGGAGCGTATTTTGCGACGTGAGAATCTCATCCTTAAGAATATTTTAATATAAAAAGAAATAAAAAATGAGATCCTCACGGCTTCTAAAAGCGAAGCCTCAGGACGATGTATCAAAATAGTTCCTTCTCCCTTGAAGGGAGAAGGACAGGATGAGGGTGAAGCCCAAGATTCAAGTCTAGGTTTGGTGTTTTAAAATTAAACTTGAGGGAAAAATTCAAACATCCCCCTCACCTTAATCCTCTCCCACCAGGAGAGAGGAAAAAAGAAAAATGAAAGAAGGTGAGGATGAGAGTTAAGATAGAATTGGTTTTAACTTTAATGGATTAAATAAAAAACTGGTAGGGTTAAATTTATGTCCAGAAAAAAAATGGAAGAGCTCATTAACTCTTTAGTAAATAAAAAAGAAAAGATTCTTTTGGGTGGAGGAGTGGCTGCAATTGATAAACAGCACCAAAGTGGAAAACTAACTGCCCGAGAAAGAATTTTTCTCTTGCTTGACGAAAATAGCTTTGAAGAAACCGATCTTTTTATTGAGCATCGCTCAACCCGTTTTGGAATGGATGAAAAAAAACCACCGGCTGATGGAGTCGTCACTGGTTATGGAACTATCGATGGAAGGCCGGTATTTGTATACTCCCAAGATTTTACCGTTATGGGTGGGTCTTTAGGGGAAATGCATGCACAAAAAATATGTAAAATTATGGACATGGCATTAAAAGTAGGTGCCCCCATTATAGCTATTAATGATTCAGGTGGTGCTCGAATTCAAGAGGGCATAGATTCCCTATCTGGTTATGGTCAAATATTCTATAGAAATACTTTAAATTCAGGTATCGTTCCCCAGATAGCAATAATAGCTGGTCCTTGTGCCGGAGGAGCAGTATATTCTCCAGCTCTTATGGATTATATTTTTATGATTCAAGGCACAAGTAAGATGTTTGTAACTGGCCCTCAAGTTGTGAAAGCAGCGACCGGCGAAGAAGTCACTGCCGAAGAATTGGGTGGTGCCCATACTCACGCTACCAAAAGTGGAGTTGCCAGTTTTGTATCCAGAAGTGAAGAAGAGTGTTTCTTTGAAGTAAAAAGGCTTCTTTCATACCTACCTTCTAATAATGCCGAAGAACCTCCAGTAGGAGAATGCCATGACCCAGTTGATCGAAAAAATACCTCTTTTTTGGATATTGTATCTACCAATCCCAATCGACCTTATAATGTTAAAAAAATCATTGAAGATTTGGTTGATCAAGGTTCTTTTTTTGAAGTTCAAAAAGATTTTGCGAAAAATTTAATCATTGGATTTGCTCGAATGAATGGTCATACTGTGGGTATAGTGGCAAACCAACCCTATCATCTGGCTGGATGTTTAGATATCGATTCTGGTGACAAGGCGTCTCGGTTTATAAGGTTTTGCGACGCTTTCAACATTCCTCTGGTTACGCTTGTTGATGTTCCAGGGTTTTTACCAGGAAGTAATCAAGAATTTGGAGGAATCATTCGACATGGAGCAAAGATTCTCTATGCTTACTCAGAAGCCACCGTTCCCAAGATTACGGTAATAATGCGAAAAGCATATGGTGGTGCTTATTTAGCTATGTGTTGTCGTGATCTCGGAGCTGATTTGGTATTAGCTTGGCCGACTGCTGAAATTGCCGTAATGGGTGCCGAAGGGGCGGTCAATATCATTTTTCGCAAAGAGATAGAAACAGCTTTAGATACTCAGGTTGAAAGAGAGAGATTGCTTGAGGAATACCGTCAAGAATTCTATAATCCTTATGAAGCCGCCAAAAGAGGGTATGTCGATCAAGTTATCGATCCTCAAGAAACTCGGCTAAAGGTTGTTCGAGCTCTTGAAATTTTTTGGTCAAAAAGAGTTACGGGAAAGGGAAAAAAGCATGGGAATATCCCAGTATAAAGTTGAAGCCAAGGTTAACCCTCAAATAATAGCTGCAGTGATAGCTGCGGTCCTTCAATATGAGCATGATGAACAACCCGGGGAAATAATTATAGAAAAACAATATATCCAACAAAAAAATAAAGGGTGGAAGAATTTATGCTTGCAAGAAAATTGTTGGGGTTTATCGCGTTTTAGGTATTAATTTCCATCAGCAATTAAAGTAAAAACTCAAAAATCAGAAAGAATGATTCCGTTATTCCTTAGCGCTAAATAAAGATGAAAACCCAAGATTCGACATGTCATGGCATGTCGCAACAATAAAGAAACACCGGGCGCAATAAAGACCGAGGGGGGCGAATATTTGATTCCTTCTCCCTTGATGGGAGAAGGTGAGGATGAGGGTGAAGATCCAGAATGAGATTATGATTGGTTGCTATAAATACGTTAATTGTAAAAATCGTTCCGGTATTATCAGGATAGACCCTCATGCCATTTTTGTGGTACCAGATGAGGATGAAAATTGCTTATTCAGAAATCAATCCCCCCTTTAGAAAAGGGGGTTAGGGGGATTTGATTTTTTTCCCGCTCCGTCATTCAGACTGTGTCACAATTATTCTGTAAATTATTTACCCCCACTAATGCTAATATTTTATAGTAATATTGGGGATAGATAACCAAAAACTAAAGATAAATGTACCTTGTCCTCCACTTTCAAGCTATTCTTGGTGTATGAAAGGGATTGTGACACAGTCTGATTGCGAGGAGACCAACCGTTTTTTGGTTGGACGACGTGGCAATCTCATTCCTAAAAAACAGTGAGTCGTGAATAGTGAGACGTGAGTCGAATAAAAAAAAATAAAAAAATGATGAACTTTGGTAGTAAGAAACCCATAAAAAAGCTTCCTACTTTAGAAAAGGGTGAAAAAATTTAAAAAGATGAGATCCTCACGGCTTCCTAATGCGAAGCCTCAGGAAGACGTAAAGACACCCTCCCCGCCTTAAAACGGCACCCCTCCGAGGAGGGGAATTGATGAATTCATTCTCCTGTTGACGGGGGATTCAGGGAGGTGTGCCTTCCAAAATTTTAATCTCTTTTCATTTGTTCCCGATGTTTCAAGAAAAATATTTATGTCATTTTTGTAGAATCGGTCAAGAATTAAAATATTTACTCATAAATCAATCATTTAAAATGAGGATGAAATTTTATTATTTATTACTCACAATCACAGCTCTCTTTATTTACAAAAAAGAAAGGAGAAAAGGTTATGGAGAATCCAATATCATTTTTTAAGAACCGAAAAATTATTGATATAACCGGAGAATTAGAAAATAATCTTTGGGGTTATTATTCTTTGCCAGGTATGGAAAAGGTTGTTCCACCGGTAGTTATAAGCACTATTGCTTCAGTTGAAAACCAAGGATTTTTTGCTTCAAAAATATCGGTCAGCACTATATCGGGAACGTATTTGGAAGCCGGGTCTCACGTACTTACCAAGGGAAACAATCTTGATCAGCATTCCCTGAATCAATGCATTCTTCCTGCCAAGGTCATTCAACTCCCCACTCAAAAACCAAAAGCTCTGATCACCGTCGATTTATTAACTCAGTTTGCCCCGGAACTCAATCCTGGAGACGCCTTGTTAATAGGTACCGGTTGGGATCAACAGTGGAATAAGCCGGGTTTTGTGCTTGATTCACCAAATTTGGATAGAAAAGCCCTTCAGTGGATTATCGATAAAAAAATTGCTTTATTAGGAGTTGATTTAACTTGTATTGAAGCTTCTTGGTCTGAAGATGATGAGGAAGCCAAGGGAAGTCTTCTAGGCTCTCTATTTGAGTCAGGCGCTCTTCTGTTGGCTCCGATTGTCAATGTTCGGAAAATCACTCAAAAAGAAGGTATTCTTCTTGCTCTCCCCATGAAGGTTAAAGGAACATCCGGAGCGCCGGTAAGGGCGATTTTCTTAGAATAAGATTAAGATTCATTAAATATTAGTTATTAAATACCGATAATGATAATATAACTATCAGGACATTTATTCTTTATTTAACTCTGGTAGGAGGGGTTATCCGTGAGACCGGATAGGAATTTTTTTAGAAATTATTCTGATTTTCGCAGAATATTAGTTTATATCCTATTCTTTTTAAGCGTTGTATTGGTAGTTATTCCCGGACTAATTGCCCAGCTCATACAAATCGCAGCCATTATCCTCCTGGGTTGGTTCATTCTTCAGATCTTATTTGAAATTTTTAATCGACTAACCGTTTTAGAACGTCCTCAACAGTATGATAATTTTTATTCTGCCTGGCCAGATATCAAAGACTGTATTATGAATGCCTTTAAAAAAGGTTCCCCTTGTACAATTTGGTGGCTAGAAAGTTCATTGGAGCATGCCTCGGTTATGGTTGATGATGTACTCAAACCAATTTTACAAAATAGTCCAAAAAATCCTTTGAAAATTGAGTTAGTGATGTTGGATCCGAGCTGGTCAGAAATTGAGAAAATAAATCCTTCCTGGATATCTTTGGCTAAGTCTAACTATGA
Coding sequences:
- a CDS encoding preprotein translocase subunit SecA, producing MFGLIKEYFGKISQDRFLKDVTERFVDPVNSYEKEISLLNDKELADKTLYFKNRLENEESLDDILVEAFAVVREAARRVTGMRPFDVQIIGGVVLHEGRIAEMQTGEGKTLVATMPAYLNALTGKGVHIVTVNDYLARRDRYWMGPIFEFLGLTVGLIQHASTFEERKIAYRSDITYGTNTEYGFDYLRDNMAHRREDIVQGELNYAIIDEVDSILIDEARTPLIISGPAEDSTEIYYKIDRVARKLSHSVDFDFEEKTRSIWLTEEGISKVEKLLHVDNLYDTAGKDSIDQRVRQSLRAHHLYKKDVDYVVRNGEVIIVDEFTGRLMEGRRYSDGLHQAIEAKENVQVANENQTLASVTYQNYFRMYNKICGMTGTAKTEEDEFIYTYGMSVVVIPTNKPLKRTNYPDVIYRTEKEKFEAVVEEIEKWHQEGRPILVGTVSIEKSEKLSRMLEKKKIPHQVLNAKNHEREAAIIAQAGRKGAVTISTNMAGRGTDIILGGNPEYLAREELTNQGHNLEFDLNPDQQNHLQQLVQKSQKIAEEEHALVVEKGGLHVVGTERHESRRIDNQLRGRAGRQGDPGSSRFFLSMEDDLLRLFGSERISGIMDKFGVEEGVPIEHALVTRAIEGAQKKVEGYHFNIRKTLLQYDDVMNKQREVIYNQRRTLLAENNLRPLIFGMLNDVVHECVSAYAAEKTYPEEWDWDGFDRRLFDLFGFGHGVPMKQRPQAKPEDLERLIITRYKEIYEQKVSEVNDQVFREVERFVGLRVVDGYWKEQLHNMDHLREGIGLRAVGQKDPFVEYQIEAFDMFHEMIAQIREDIVRYLLRIRLRGE
- the prfB gene encoding Peptide chain release factor 2; translated protein: MNSPDFWNNTQNERELQDYKKYKSLIEEYEELKKEYQLIVELQEIITPDDDEYSDLEKDIHNLSGKVEDLDIRLLFRNQEDQSNAIITIHSGAGGTESQDWVQMLFRMYSRFCERKKFDVKVTDVLEGEEAGLKHITFLVQGQYAYGYLKSESGVHRLVRISPFDANRRRHTTFALVDVIPEVSEEINIDINPQDLRIETFRAGGRGGQHVNTTDSAVRIVHLSSGLIVQCQNERSQHQNKAVAMRILRARLYELMKKEQEEKILEIKGEQKEIAWGNQIRSYVFQPYSMIKDHRTDYEVGSVQRVMDGEIDDFIDAYLRMDWQGQV
- a CDS encoding Methylmalonyl-CoA carboxyltransferase 12S subunit, whose protein sequence is MSRKKMEELINSLVNKKEKILLGGGVAAIDKQHQSGKLTARERIFLLLDENSFEETDLFIEHRSTRFGMDEKKPPADGVVTGYGTIDGRPVFVYSQDFTVMGGSLGEMHAQKICKIMDMALKVGAPIIAINDSGGARIQEGIDSLSGYGQIFYRNTLNSGIVPQIAIIAGPCAGGAVYSPALMDYIFMIQGTSKMFVTGPQVVKAATGEEVTAEELGGAHTHATKSGVASFVSRSEEECFFEVKRLLSYLPSNNAEEPPVGECHDPVDRKNTSFLDIVSTNPNRPYNVKKIIEDLVDQGSFFEVQKDFAKNLIIGFARMNGHTVGIVANQPYHLAGCLDIDSGDKASRFIRFCDAFNIPLVTLVDVPGFLPGSNQEFGGIIRHGAKILYAYSEATVPKITVIMRKAYGGAYLAMCCRDLGADLVLAWPTAEIAVMGAEGAVNIIFRKEIETALDTQVERERLLEEYRQEFYNPYEAAKRGYVDQVIDPQETRLKVVRALEIFWSKRVTGKGKKHGNIPV
- the kynB_1 gene encoding Kynurenine formamidase, translated to MENPISFFKNRKIIDITGELENNLWGYYSLPGMEKVVPPVVISTIASVENQGFFASKISVSTISGTYLEAGSHVLTKGNNLDQHSLNQCILPAKVIQLPTQKPKALITVDLLTQFAPELNPGDALLIGTGWDQQWNKPGFVLDSPNLDRKALQWIIDKKIALLGVDLTCIEASWSEDDEEAKGSLLGSLFESGALLLAPIVNVRKITQKEGILLALPMKVKGTSGAPVRAIFLE